A single genomic interval of Primulina huaijiensis isolate GDHJ02 chromosome 7, ASM1229523v2, whole genome shotgun sequence harbors:
- the LOC140981457 gene encoding NAC transcription factor 56-like has translation MESPSSSCGQPHLPPGFRFHPTDEELVVHYLKKRAASEPLPTNTIITEVDLYKYDPWELPSKASFGDQEWYFFSPRDRKYPNGARPNRAATSGYWKATGTDKPVFTAKDQTQKVGVKKALVFYCGKPPKGIKTDWIMHEYRLLENNFNVKSPGMPFSSKGSLRLDDWVLCRIFKKNTSTTTRPIDESESGDRSNMEDMFVSIPSRTMDVFHHPHPGIVKPGSNHSFIQDDSGKLICYDMLSGIHGNPHIIYELSTAMPASIISSSYGIGLESNSGIFSRKDHESMHGNNQENNTDNQTGDNGNDGSNSSSVSLLNQQNSFLKGWDYASS, from the exons ATGGAGAGCCCGAGTTCGAGCTGCGGACAACCGCATCTGCCGCCAGGATTTCGTTTCCACCCCACGGACGAGGAACTTGTGGTTCACTATCTCAAGAAAAGAGCTGCCTCAGAGCCTTTGCCCACGAACACAATCATAACAGAAGTTGATCTCTATAAATATGATCCATGGGAACTTCcaa GTAAGGCGAGTTTTGGAGATCAAGAATGGTACTTCTTCAGCCCGAGAGATCGGAAATACCCTAACGGAGCCCGGCCGAATCGGGCCGCCACTTCGGGCTATTGGAAGGCCACAGGCACGGACAAGCCCGTATTCACAGCTAAGGATCAGACTCAAAAGGTTGGGGTGAAGAAAGCCTTGGTTTTCTATTGTGGGAAGCCACCAAAGGGCATTAAGACTGATTGGATAATGCATGAATATCGTCTccttgaaaataatttcaacgTTAAATCCCCTGGGATGCCCTTTAGCAGCAAGGGATCTTTAAGG CTTGATGATTGGGTTTTATGCCGGATTTTCAAGAAAAACACATCTACCACTACCAGACCTATAGACGAAAGCGAAAGTGGCGATCGATCCAATATGGAAGACATGTTTGTTTCCATTCCATCACGAACCATGGACGTGTTTCATCATCCCCATCCGGGGATTGTTAAACCCGGCTCGAATCACAGTTTCATACAAGATGATAGCGGAAAATTGATCTGTTACGATATGTTATCTGGGATTCATGGTAATCCACACATAATATACGAATTATCCACGGCCATGCCCGCCAGCATAATATCCTCTTCGTATGGAATCGGATTGGAATCCAATAGTGGGATATTTTCAAGGAAGGATCATGAATCGATGCATGGGAATAATCAGGAAAATAATACTGACAATCAAACTGGTGATAATGGAAATGATGGGTCCAACAGTTCTTCTGTTTCATTGCTCAATCAACAGAATTCATTTCTCAAGGGATGGGATTATGCATCGTCGTGA